In Erpetoichthys calabaricus chromosome 4, fErpCal1.3, whole genome shotgun sequence, one genomic interval encodes:
- the LOC127527368 gene encoding olfactory receptor 1496-like, with protein MMFNTNTSERVLVLDCEIRSDQKLFIVCALILIYLMSVFGNFLVVMVIQMNQHLQTVMYICVSALAVIDMANSTTIIPKMVSDLQQNNVVMPYAACVFQMYLILNLQQMESLLLTFMAFDRYVAVVYPLRYNSVITKKIVQIIISCLPFLPFVIHSPFLIFAGELSFCRTNVLKFCMCDYPTIVHISCNEDPKYLNLMSVMVVVLGVCPMEVILFSYIKIALTALKLSSVERNTKVFSTCVTHLLVMSVFYFPPFICLILPGSGVNISTEAYNVMVIAGNVVPPMLNPVIYTLRNKDIKKSIYKFLTGR; from the coding sequence ATGATGTTCAACACCAACACTTCTGAGCGAGTGCTTGTGCTGGACTGTGAAATCCGCTCTGACCAAAAATTGTTCATTGTTTGTGCTCTTATTCTAATCTACCTGATGTCTGTGTTTGGCAACTTTCTGGTAGTTATGGTCATCCAAATGAATCAACATCTTCAAACAGTGATGTACATTTGTGTCAGTGCTTTAGCTGTTATAGACATGGCTAATAGCACTACCATTATCCCCAAGATGGTGTCTGATCTTCAGCAAAATAATGTTGTCATGCCGTATGCGGCCTGTGTATTTCAGATGTATCTCATATTGAATTTACAGCAAATGGAATCCCTTCTTTTGACTTTCATGGCATTTGATCGTTACGTTGCTGTTGTTTATCCTTTAAGGTACAATTCcgtcattacaaaaaaaatcgtCCAGATTATCATTTCGTGTTTGCCATTCTTACCATTCGTTATACATTCACCATTTCTAATTTTTGCTGGAGAGCTTTCTTTTTGTCGTACAAATGTTCTGAAGTTCTGCATGTGTGATTACCCAACAATAGTTCATATTTCATGTAACGAagatccaaagtatttaaatcTTATGTCTGTCATGGTGGTTGTATTAGGTGTATGCCCTATGGaagtgattttattttcatatattaaaatTGCTTTGACAGCACTGAAGCTGTCATCTGTTGAAAGGAACACAAAGGTCTTTAGTACCTGTGTCACCCACCTGCTAGTGATGAGTGTTTTCTATTTTCCACCCTTTATATGCCTTATTCTTCCAGGGTCAGGAGTAAACATATCAACAGAAGCTTACAATGTGATGGTTATTGCTGGAAACGTGGTGCCTCCCATGCTGAATCCAGTCATCTACACCCTAAGGAATAAAGATATCAAAAAGAGCATTTATAAGTTTCTGACTGGTAGATAA